The sequence CATAGTTCCAATACGTTCCTCTGCCATTGCGCAGAGTCACACCAACCAATGCACCCGCCAGCGTTTCGCCGTAGGCATATACCAGACAGCTCCCGGTGTCGGGATGAAGCGAATCGGGACGGATAACCGTGGCCGATACGTGAGAGCTATCGCCGTCCATCAGGAACAGGCTGCCGATCGTCAGGTCTTTCCCGTACAGAATGACCGTCTCGGTGTATTCGCCGTCGTGAACGAGAATCGTGTCGTGGGGAGACGCCTGATGGACCGCCGACTGGATACCAGCGGGAGGGAACACGTTGATCACGGCTCCGTAAGACAGCGCGGGCAGCAGCACGACGAAGAAAAGACTTCTCATGATCACCTCGACGGAATCGCTCCGGAAGCGCGAGACTCCCGGAGCGATTCCCGTTTAGGTTGGTATTCTGCTCGTTCCTGACTCGCTTGACAGAATCTACACAAGCTAAATTACTCAAGTCAAGATGCGGGCGATGATTCCAAAGAATATCAGAAAAAACTCAAAGCAGATTTTCCAAGAGAATACGCGAGAAAATAAATTAACGCGAGTCAATTTGTCGTACGGCCTCCTCGAAATCGTCAAACAAGTCTCTCGAATTCCGCACAATTCGTGAACGTTCCACCAGACACCATGCGAAAAAGACTGCCCAACAGAGCAGCCTTTTTCTCGCAGGAATGGAATAGATAAGCGTAATATCGAATAGGTAGAATAGAACTCATCTCAAAAACAACAGACGGGAATTTATATCCTCGTGGGGTCTCTCCAGAGGCCCCCGTCCGGTCAGCAAGGAGATGGAGGGGTGACTCTGGAGAGTCACCACCGGGAGAAATCATGACTCTGGAGAGTCACCACCGGGAGAAATCACGCATTCCCCCCCGGATATTCTGGGGATAGGCTCTAATGAGTTTCGCGAAGCGATCCCGCATTATTCGTTTTTTTCTTCGTCTTTCTTCTCCTTAGCTGCTTCCGTGGAGGCCTCGTCCGAGCGATAGATTTCCAGCAACAGCGGAGCAACATTGAGAGCGGTGGTTACGGTGTCAAGGGGAATCTTGTTCGTTTCCGCAATCTTCGTGAAGAAGCCGTCATCGTTGCCACCCTTGACCACGATAATGCGCGCGGCATGTTCGGCGCCGAGCCGGTTGAAGGGATCGGAGAGTGGGCCGCGACGGTTCGCTCCGCCGATGTGCGCGGCCAGAACGGGGACACCGGCTTTCTCCGCGGCGCCCATGAGCGCGGAAACGCGAGCCGTTTCATCGGCTTCGCTGATCTTGGCCGCGCCCAATCCCTTGCTGCTGCCGCCGAGTACGATGATCACCGAGCCTTTGTCCTGAACGTCGGCGGGAACGGCGGAAGACACATAGGTGAAAGCGAGGGAATCGCGGGTGAGCAACGTCTTCATCATGAGCGCGTCGGCACTCTGGCCGCAGCTCGTCAGCAGGATCGGCTCGGCGAAGGGCTTGTCCGCCGCCAGACCGAAAGGCACGGACAGAAGCACGCTCAACAGAGCAATGGATATGGAGATTCGTTTCATGATCGTCATTCTCCTCTTTTCGGTTGTTTCGTTTTCGGAATGAGATACGCTCCCATGCCCCGCTCCTGCGCGTCCGCATACGAGGGAATGCCGCGAATCGAGACGGCGCGATCGGGCGAAACGAAGGCGAGCGCATCGGTGAGAGCCTGCACACCGGCTAAATGGCGACCGACGCGAACTTCAAGCGGGATTCCCGTTTCGTCATAGGGAACTCGCACCAAACCGGCGCGAGCGGCGGACAGATACCACGGATCCTGGCCGTCCAGAATCAAGCCGGCATCACAGCGCCCGCGCAGACGGCCCTGCATGAGATTGGCCGACTCCATGAGGATCGCCATCGCCAAAGTGGCGTCGCCGATCTCGCGGTGCGTGAGACCGCGGAAGTTCGTGGGGGAAGGTTCGAGAGAATATTGCAGACCTTCGGCCTGCAGATTCAGATTCGCCAGCGCCGCCACGTCCATCGCGCGCTCGTGGGCGACGATGGCATTGATGACGGGATATTCGGGCGACGCTTCGTGGAGGTCAATCACCAGATCCACGCGCTCCGCTTCGATCAATTGCGTGATGGCGAACGCCAAACGCTCGGTGAAGTTGCCGCTGGCCCGGCCGGGGAAGGCGCGGTTCAGATTGCGAGTCTCCGTTCCCGACAGACGTTGACCGGATGGATAGTGCAGATAGACTTCGGGATCGGGCCATTGATCGAGGGGATTCGTGAAGCGGCAGCCGTAACGAAAACGACGCGGGCCGTCGGGAGTCGGAATCTCGAAGAAATGGGGATGGGCTTCGCCGGGCTCGGTGTGCGTAAATCCGCTGCGGTTGGCGCGGGGGATGACGAACACCCGGCCCCGTTCGACGGAGATGTTCTCGACGAGCAACGCGGCGGTGATATAGCCGGCCGGTTCATTCGGATGCGCACCACCGAGAATGAGAATCGTTCCCCCGGACTCGGTTCCCTTGAAGAGATAGACCTCCGAATCGGCGCGGGTTCCCTTCAGTCCATCGAAGTAATCGGATAGATGGCGTTTGTTCGCGAGCGCTGCTGACGGATAGAGCGGTTCGTCCCAGCGGGCGGGAAGCATTTCGCGCACCGCGATAGAAACGAGCAGCCCTGCCACGAGCAGAAAGCAGGCTCCGCGCAGGCGGGTGACTTTGTCGGGATTTCGTGTTTCTTCCATGCTCATTTAAGGAGAAACACCCGCAAGAGAAATGGAACCAAAGCGAGCGCGGCCGTGGCTTGGTACTTCCAGTCGGTGCCGCGCAGAAGCTCATGCAAAATCAGCCAACCGGTGGCGGCGGCGATAGCCCAATAGAACCAGAAGAGAGCGATGGAGATAGTGTGATACATAGCTCAGTTCAAGCCGATGAGTTTCGCCAGCGGATTGGCGAAGAAGATCATCGCCAGTCCCCAGAGAATCGCCAGAATCACCGGGATCCAGGAAGCACGCAGAACTCGACCCGGTTCCTCTTTGACAACGGGTGCGGCAAGGATTACCGCCAAGCGCGTCGGAGGAAGGAAATCGCCCACCGAAGCCAGAAGCGAAATCGCCGCGGCAACCATGATGTCGTTGTAATGCAGGAGAGCCAGAAGCAGCGGCACACCGAGCACACTGCTTGATCCATATGCCGAAACACCACCGAACAGCGGAACGAGAACGGCCATGCCGACAAAGAGCAGCGCCGGCGGGAGAGTGAGCGTTTCCACGACGATGAAACCGCGCGCACCGGTGAGTGTAAGGATTTGAATGAAGACGCCGATGCCGACCAACAGTCCGACAATGGGGAGTGACTGACGGATCGCCCACGTCAGGACTTCACCGACTCTCATCCGATCGCCGGTAAAAAGTCCGAGGATTCCCGCGAGCACGAACATGAGCGGCACACCGATGTAGGGAATGTATTCGGGAAACGACTTCGCACCAAAGAGCAGCACGAGCAAAAGCAAAAGCGGAAGATAGAGCTTGAAGCCGTGCGTGCCGTAGCGGGAAGGCGGAAGTTGATCGAGAATTTTCGGATCACGCAGGCCGCGAACTCCTTTGCCCGCGATCAGAAAGGAGCAAACTATCGCGAGCGGGACGGTGGCGATCAGCAGCGGCCAGCCGAATCCGACATAGGGCATGTCCACGCCCGAGCAGATGAGCATGGCGGCGATGTTGACGGGCGGCGCGACCATTCCGAAGAACGCGGCCGTAGCGAGGAAGGCTCCCACTCGCGCCCGCGAGAGTCCCGCGCCAATCAGCACGGGAGCAATCATCGCTCCGGTCGTCAGCACACAGGGCGCGGTGAGGCCGGTGAGCATTCCGGGAAACATGACAAAGAGCGTGAGCAGAACCAGCAGCAGCCGGGGCCGTGAACCGAACGCGCGAACGGTGGCGGTGTTGAGCGTAGCCAGCGCCCCCGAACGCTCAAATACCGCCATGAAAAAGAGCGACGTGACCACCAGCAAAATCGGGTCGAGATAAAGAATCGCACCTTCGGCCAGATGGCGAAAGGGCAATCCGTGTCCGGCAAACAGCGCTGCGGCAACTGCCGAGAGAAAGAGCGCGATGCCGGTGGGAAATCGAAACGCAAACACGCCTGCGACCAGCGCAACCACCATGACGAGCAACGTCCACCCTTCCATCAGCGGAAGTCTCCCAAGAAACGCAGGAAGCCACAAATCATGATGCAAGGAGACAAGGCAGACGTGCTCAATGGGGTCTCTCGCCGGACGATGCGATCAGAAAATAGACCGGCGAAACTCCCGGCGGGGAGAGTGTGTCGGGATCGAAAGGCAAGCAAGCCTGACGGGCCACGTCTTCAATATGCAGAAGATTCAGGACGGGAACACCGTTGGCAAGAAAATCGAAGACGATGCCTTGAGGTTCACCGAGGGAATCAGGATGAACGGGCTGCGTTCCCGGCTCATTCCATCCGCCGGGCAGCTGGCGGCCGCCGTTGCCCAGCATCGCATGGTTGCCGCCGACGTTGATGAGCAGCGAATAGCGGCGAGGATCTCCGATGTATTTCATCCGCAAACGGATCTGCCGCCTCAGAGAACGAGCTTTGATGATCGGATAGTTGAGTTCGAGCGCTTTTTCCTTGAGAATATCCCGAGCTTCGTCCGAAAGACCGCCGCCGACGTCACCCGTACCGCCCAGCGTGACGAAATTGCTGCGGCGCTTGAGCAGGTGATCGCGATAGAGAATATCTTCCATATCGAGCCAGGTGAACTCTTCCTGATTGGCTCCGTAGCTCGACGCACCAACGGAGCAGAAGCGGAGCGAGCGGATATCGAGAGCATCAAGAGCCATCATCACCGCCAGATTCAAACCGGGAAACGAGCCGGTCATATTGACGAGTACGGAATCATCGGGGCCAACACCATGATCGAGGAGTTCGCGGACGATGTGGGCGGCGAAATCGGGATTGGCCGCGGCGCGCTTGGACTTCAAATAGCCGACGGTGGTGGTGATGGGCGAGTACTCGACGCCGATGACGCCGGTTCGCTGCGGATCGAGCGTGGAATCGGCGATGCCCAGCTCGACCTTGCGGTCGTAGAGCGTTTCCTGAGCCGTGCGCACTTTCTTGGCGGCGCGGACCATGTGGTCGTAGGCCGGGTGACGCGTCTGAGCGAGCGCACCCAGCGCAACAAGAGCCGTTAGCAGCGAAGCAATGAAAAAGCGTTTATCGAGACAGTAGCGCATGTTTCAGATTACGATGTGCCCCCTGTGATTCCTCCGCAAGCAGGGGAGATCAGTATCCGGCGGGAGCGCCGTCGCGGCGGGGATCGGCGGCACCGCGCAGCGTGCGTGGTGCGGAGTCTATTTGGATCGCGTGGACGCCGCCGAAGTAGTTGTTTACACTCCCATAGGGATAGATTCTCCAGCCACGGGCGGCGAGAGTGTCGAGAGTCGGCTGAGGAATGCGCGTTTCGACGACGAGAATATCCCTCACCGGGAAAAAGCGCGGCGCGTTAAGAGCTTCATCGAGCGGAAGACCGAAATCGAGAACGGCGATGATGACCTGCGCGAGCACGGCGGCGATGCGCGGCCCGCCGGGCGAACCGATAACCAGCACCGGCTGGCCGTCCTTGCGGACAATCGTGGCGGCCATGTTGGAGGGCGGACGACGGACGGGAGCCATTTTCGAAATGGACACGGTGTCTTCGGCGAAGTCGGCCATGTGATTGTTGAGCAGGAGACCGAGTTCGGGGACCATGAGTCCCGCACCGAAAAAGTAATTGATGGATTGCGTAAGGCTGACGAGATTCCCGGCGCCGTCCACAATCACAAGATGGGTGGTATTGCCGGGAGCGAAGGCACGGGCCGAATCCATGCCGACGACGAGCTGGGGTACGCTGTCGGGAGTCATCCGCGTGCGCGCTTCGCTGATCCAATCATCAGACAACAGCTTCTTCACCGGAACGAACGTGTACTCCGGGTCGGCGATCCAGCGGTTTCCATCGGCGCGGGATTGGCGGGTGGCAAGCGCGAGCGTGTGAATGTAATCAGGACTCAGGAAGCCCATACTCTTCAGATCGTACGGTTCCACGAGATCGAGAATCTCCAGCAGAGCCGCTCCCCCGCTGGCCGGGGGCGGCAACGAGATGATTTCGTAGCCGTGATATTCGCCGCGTAGAGGCCGGCGATCGAGAGCACGATAGGACATGAGATCACGTTCGGAGAGCGTGCCGCCATCCTCACGAACGGTGGTAACAATCTGCGAGGCGAGTGGCGGATAGTAGAGATTTTCGAGCCGCGATTGGGCGAGGAAACGAAGCGTGGAGGCGAGATTCTTCTGGATCAACCTCTGTCCCGGCATGAGCGGCAGGCTGTCCTGCAGGAACACCGCCGCCATACCGGTATCAACCTGCAAATCGGCCAAGTGATCGAGAATCATCGCCGACTGCTTCGCGGACACCGGATAGCCCGTGTCGGCCAGAGAAATTGCCGGGGCGAAAAGATCGCTCAGGACGCGAGTTCCGAAGCGCGCGTGCATGGCTTGCCAACCGGCCGGTGCACCGGGAGTGAGAACGGACGTTCCCCCCGCGCGCTGCACGAGCCGGAGAGTATCTGCGGGCTGGAAGTATTTAGGAACGTCAATCCGCGCGGGCGCGCGTTCGCGATAGTCAAGAACCGAGAAGCTGTCGGCCGCGGCATCAAAATAGAGGAGGAATCCGCCGCCACCGAGTCCCGAGGCATGCGGCTCGACCACGTTCAGTGCGGCGAGGGTTGCCAGAGCAGCGTCGGCGGCATTGCCGCCGGACTTCAAGACTTCCAGCCCAACCTGCGTGGCCAGCGGATGAGCCGACACGACCATGCCATGTGGGGCTTCCACGGCCACGGCCCGCGCAAAGGTGGTATCCGGCGGAGGAGGAGGCTGCTCCGCCATCGGCTTGGTGAGCGGACCGGGAGCGCAACCCAAGAAGGCTCCTATCAGAGATCCACCGAGTAGGATTGGCAGTGAACGCATCATGATACCGAAAGTTACTTGAGCTACCCAAGTTAAATTATCCAAAAGATGTAATATCACAATAATTTACGTGCAAGTCAAGGCATTTGGGAATCCGACACAGCCGCCATTTCGTAACTTCATTGCATTTATGGTCGAAACTCATTACTTACTGATATCCCCACGTTTGCTTTCCTCACATCATAGGCTGACCCTATCCGCCCCATGACTCAAATTGTAGTAACACCTTCAAATCACCCGGTACTTGATCCTGATGGCCTGCCGGGTCTGGAAGATGTGCATGTAGAAATGGGCCTTCAATGCAACGTCCGCTGTTCCATGTGCTATCAGGTGGATTTCAGTCCGGCCTCGCAACTTCCGGAGATCGTCTGGAAAGACCGTCTGCGCCCGGCCTATGCCGTCGCCAAACGGCTGACGATTCAAGGTGGCGAACCGACCATTATGAAAAACTGTCGTGAGCTTCTTGCCCTCGTCCGGAAGGAATACCCTGAACTGAAACTACAAACCGTAACCAACGGCCAGGTCTTCGACACGTTATGGGAAGAGGCCTTTCTGGCTCAGGGGGATCACCTGAACTTCAGTATCAATTCGGTGCGGAGCGAAGTATACAAACAACTCGTCCGATACGGCCAACATGAGAAGGTTATCGGCAACATGGAGCGTATGGTCCGGCGAAAACGGGAGACCGGTTCAGACGTGGTCATCCGAGCGAGTACGGTTATTCTCGAAGAGACCTGGGAAGAATTGCCGGAATTTATTCAATGGGGTGCGGATCACGGACTTGATGAAGTCATCTTTCTGTTGGACCCAACCCTGATCCCCCGCACTCCGCAGCCGTCTGCCGTCCGCCAGAGAATCCAGGAGGCATATGCTGTGGCTGATCGGAATCCTCACTTGCGGGTGATTCACCTGACTGACTTCGATGCCTACTACGCCCGAGCGAAGGATATTGAACCGGTGCGCCCTTCTCCGGCAGGAACCTCATTTTTGCGAGAATGTCCGCTGGCATTTAACATGTTGTTCGTGGATCACTTGGGTTGGGCTCGTCCATGCTGCAAATCGTGGTATCCATACGGCAATCTGAAAACGACCTCAGTAGAGGAAATCTGGAACGGCTCAAGAGCAGCGCGTTTCCGAAAGCGAATACGGCAAAAGAACTATCGAGACTGCCTCCAGTCGTGCGACCTCAATACGAATCCAGCGTCAGATATCGTTGCCAACGCGCATCGCGCCTATTGGGCGTGGCGACGCGATCCACAGAACGTGATCAAGAAGGGACTTCGGAAGTTGGGTCTGACGTCCGCGCAGAAGAAGCCGCCCAAGGCGGAGAAGGAATGAGAGAATTCTACAAACTTTTGCTCATCCTTTTGGCGTCGCTCTTCTGTTCATCGCTTGGGCTTGCGGTGGAAATCCGAATGGGCGATTCGAGAACGATGACGGACATCGGTTCGCTGGAGCGGGGGAAGCTGCCGTTTCTGCGCGTGGATGAACTCGATCGCAAGCTGCCGCTGGGCGTGATTCGGGATGCCTCGGGGATCATGGTTCTGCGGACGGCCTACGACTGCGTGCCCGTCTATGAAATGGACACCACCGAGGTGGTCGTTCAGGATGGCATTCCATACGTCAATGCGGAGATCGTGGCGCGGGCGCTGGGATGCAGGATGGAAGGTAAACGGCGGAGTGCGAGGATTCAGTGCCCGGAGACGCTTGACACGACACGGGTGGGAAGCGCGATCGGCGAGCGAGCCCCCGGATTCCGGCTGTTCTCGGCGGATAGTGTTCTGTTCACGCTCGACAGCCTGCGGGAGGGCGGGCCGGTGGTGGTGATGTTCGTGAGACCCGCCGAGTGGGACCCGGTCAGCCGGGCGCTGCTGGTGGGCGCGCAACAAAAACTGGATTCACTGCGGGGAGGCGGGTTCTCGGTGGTGGGAATTCACGGCTACGAAACGCGGTTCGGGAAGCGGTGGGCGGACAGTCTGAAGCTCGACTTTCCGCTGCTCTCGGATCGCTTTTCTGCCGTGATGCGCGGCTACAAGGTCTTCGACAAGGGGAATCTCCCATACCCCACTCTGTTCCTAATGGACGAAAGCGGAATCATTCGACTAAAGCGGGTATGGAAGGAATATGCGGACGTCGTGGACTGGAAGGAGATCATGGGAGCGATAAGCGAGAAAAACTGAAATACTGAAACGCTGAAAGCTGAAAAGGATAGACCTCGACGGGGCGAGGACACCTTGACGACTGGATAAACAACAAGGGGCGGCCACACAGGGCCGCCCCTACAATTTCGTTCAGATTTTATTCTTGTTGTGAATCGGCGTCAGCTACATCCGCTGGTCGCGCCGCAGGAGAGGCACTTGGTGCAGGTGCCGTTGCGGACCATGGTGAACTGGCCGCACTCGGGACAGGGATCGCCTTCGTAGCCCTTGAGGCGGGCTTCCTCGATGAGTTGAGCGTGACCGGCGATGCCGTGGCCGTTGCCCGCGCGAGCGGGAATCGTGACCTTGATGTGCATGCTGCGCGGATGAGTGACTGAAGCGCTCGGCGATGACTCCGCTTTCTCGGCCCGCTTCTTCGGTTCATCGCGAAGTGGCTCCTTCTTCAGCACCGCCTCGCCTTCCGGAGGAGCCGTGAACTCCTCTTCCTCGCCCTGCTCGCCCTTCCCCGTATCGCTGCGCAAGTCCTCGCTGTGGGGATCGAGATGGGCCAGATCGTGGCGGTCGAGATAGCTGATGGCCAGCTCACGGAAAATGTAGTCAATCACCGAAGTCGAGTAGCGAATCTGCTGATTGCCGGCGACCAGACCGTTGGGCTCGAAGCGGGTGAAGACGAAGGCGTCCACGTACTCATCGAGCGGCACGCCATGCTGCAAACCCAGAGAGACCGCGATGGCAAAGCAGTTCATCAGACTGCGGAAGGCCGCGCCCTCCTTGTGCATATCGAGGAAGATCTCGCCGAGGGTACCGTCGTCATATTCGCCGGTGCGGAGATAGACCTTGTGGCCGCCGATGCGCGCCTTCTGGGTGTAACCGCTGCGACGGTCGGGCAGGCGACGACGCACCGTCTCGTAGACGATGCGCTCGATCACCTTCTGCACGTCGTCTTTCATCTCGCTTTCGCATTCCGCTTCCACCATCTCGGCGAACTCATCGGCGGTAACGTTGAGCGGTTGGGAGAGTTTGGAGCCGTCGCGATAGAGAGCCAGCGACTTGAGCATGAGCTTCCAACCCGCCGCGTAGCAGTCCTTCATCTCCTCGATCGAGGCGTGATTGGGCAGATTGATGGTCTTGGAGATCGCGCCGCTGATGAACGGCTGAGCGGCGGCCATCATTTCGAGGTGCGCCTGCGGAAGGATGTAGCGCTTGCCGTAGGGCCCGCACTTGCTCGCGCAATCGAAGACGGGAAGATGCTCGGGCTTGAGATGCGGCGCGCCCTCGAGAGTCATGCGCCCGCAGATGTGATCGTTGGCGGCGCGGATCTGTTTGCGACCGAAGCCGAGCGCCGTCAGCAGGTCGCCCTTCGCGTTCTTGAGCGCGTCGGCATCGAGTTTGAGATTCTTCTTGACGATCTCCTCGCCGACGATCCACGGCGTGATCGCAAACGTGATATCGAAAGCTCCCTTCAGCGCTTCATCAATCCGATCCAGCGCCTCGTCGGGGATTCCCTTCGATTTCAGCGCGTCGCGGCTGACGAAGGGCGCGTTGTCCAAAGTGCCGGTGCCGCGAACGTACTGGGCAATCTGGCGAATCTGCTCTTCGCGGTAGCCGAGTCTCTCGAGAGCCAGCGGAACCGAACCGTTGATGATGCGGAAATATCCGCCTCCCGCAAGTTTCTTGTATTTGACCAGCGCGTAGTCGGGCTCAATACCGGTGGTGTCGCAGTCCATGACCAGGCCGATGGTGCCGGTGGGAGCGATGACGGTGGCCTGCGCGTTGCGATAGCCGTTCTTCGCGCCGAGCGCGAGCGCATCATCCCACACCTCGCGGGATGCGCGATTGAGGTCTTCGGGACAGGCATCGGGATCGAGACCGCGCGGAAAGATCGTAATCCCTTCGTAGGTGTCGAGCGTGCCGTTATAGGCGGCGCGGCGATGATTGCGGATGACGCGGAGCATCTCGTCGCGATTGCGGGCGTAGCCGGGAAACGCACCGAGCTGTCCGGCCATCTCCGCCGACGTGCGATAGACTTCACCGGTCATGGCGGCGGTCATCGCCCCGCACCAGGCGCGGGCCTCCTTGCTGTCATAGGGCAATCCCAGCACCATGCAGAGCGTGCCGAGATTGGCATAGCCGAGGCCGAGCGTGCGATATTCCCACGAGCGCCGGGCGATTTCCGGCGAGGGGAACTGGGCCATCTGCACGGACACATCGAGGACGGTGGTCCACAGGCGCACGGCATGGCGGAAGCTCGCGACGTCGAACGTACCGGCCTGCGGATCAAGAAACTTCATCAGATTCAGGCTGGCCAGATTACATGCCGTGTCGTCAAGGAACATATACTCACTGCACGGATTGGACGCGTTGATGCGGCCATCATTCGGGCAAGTGTTCCATTCGTTGATGGTGGTGTCGTACTGCACACCGGGATCGGCGCAGGCCCAGGCGGCTTCGCCGATCTGCTGCCAGAGATCGCGGGAGCGAATCGCCTTCAGCGGCCGGCCGTCCACGCGAGCTCGCAGCGGCCACGTTTCGTCGCGCTCGACGGCTTTCATAAAAGTATTGGGAACGCGCACGGAATTATTGGAATTCTGGCCGGAAACCGTTTGATAGGCCGCACCGTTCCAGTCCACGTCATAGGTCTCGAAACGGACTTCGGTCACTCCCTGTTCGGCGAATTGGATAATCTTACGGATGTAGGATTCGGGAACTCCTTCGTGGCGGGCGGCGCTCACGGCCTTGCGGAGCGCTTCGTTGGCGCGGGGATCGGAGCGATGACGGTCGCCGAGCGTGGATTCGGTTACCGCCTTGAGGATGGCATTGAGAGCCCGCTCGCAGGCGCGCGATCCCGCCACGAGGCAGGCAACCTTCTGCTCCTCGATGACCTTCCAATTGACGAAGTTCTCGATATCGGGATGATCCACGTCGAGGCAGACCATCTTGGCGGCGCGGCGGGTCGTTCCACCCGACTTGATGGCTCCGGCGGCGCGATCTCCGATTTTCAGGAAGCTCATCAGTCCGCTGGAAACGCCTCCCCCCGAGAGGGGTTCGGCTTCTCCGCGAATACACGAAAAATTGGTGCCGGTGCCGGAACCGTATTTAAACAGGCGGGCTTCCCGTTCCCAAAGGTCCATGATCCCGCCGTCGTTGACGAGATCGTCTTTAACCGATTGAATGAAGCAGGCGTGGGGCTGCGGACGCTGGTAGGCGCTGTCGGAGCGGGTAACGTCGCCGGTCTCGGGATTCACGAAATAGTGGCCCTGAGCGTGACCCTTGATTCCATAGGCCCAGTGGAGGCCGGTGTTGAACCACTGTGGGCTGTTGGGGGCGGCCATCTGCGCGGCCAGCATGAAGCGGAGTTCGTCGTAGAAGATCCGTGCGTCGCGTTCGCTGTCGAAATAGCGATGCTGCCAGGCCCAATAGGTCCAGCAGCCGGCCATGCGGCGGAACACCTGACGGCTGTCGCGTTCCCCGCCCAGACGACTGGATTCGGGCAGACGGTCGAGGACTTCCCAGTCCGGCTCAGAGCGTTGCAGCCACACCGGGACACCGGATTCTTCCACGGGCTTGGTGGCGGCGGGGATACCCGCTTTGCGGAGATACTTCTGGACGAGCACGTCCACCGCAACCTGTGACCACGATTCGGGCGCGATGAGGTCCGTGGCTTCGAACAGCACGCGGCCGTCCGGTCCGGTCAGACGGGATGACCAGGCGGTGAAACGAAGTTCTTCGAATACATCCACACCATCGCGAGTATATTTACGCCCGAATTTCAAATTTCCTCCTTCCGATTCTTCGCAATTCGCCCGTTGCCTTGCCGAAGAGCTTCATTCGCCAAGTGACCCACCGAATCAAGTGGAAACAGAAAGGTAACCATATGCTAACGTAAAAAAGAGAGACCCGCTCTCACAGATTTCGGGCTACCCGAGACCTATCAGAAGAGGCAGGTAAGTTACGCTACCCTATACATCATGTGTGCCGGATCAATGCCTGACCCACAAGATGTTGTAGTTCGCTTGAGCGCGGGGCAATATAGCAAGGACAAAGGGAGCTTGTCAAGGCCTCTTTTCATCTTTCACGATTGGTCATAGATTGCTGCTAACTCATAATGAACAGTAGATTCGGCCTGTTTTTCGTTCTTGCGTGATATATCAGATATTACACCATTTTATTGCTAAGTTGAGGTGCGCAGTGGGATTGTAGGGTCTTTTACAATCTTCGTTCACAAGCGGCAAATCTTGGCACCTCTGTTGCTTAGATGAAGTGACCCTCTCGAAAACGTAAATATCCCGAGAGAATCCTTTACAGGGAGAGGAGTCGCGGGAGGCA is a genomic window of bacterium containing:
- a CDS encoding radical SAM protein gives rise to the protein MGLQCNVRCSMCYQVDFSPASQLPEIVWKDRLRPAYAVAKRLTIQGGEPTIMKNCRELLALVRKEYPELKLQTVTNGQVFDTLWEEAFLAQGDHLNFSINSVRSEVYKQLVRYGQHEKVIGNMERMVRRKRETGSDVVIRASTVILEETWEELPEFIQWGADHGLDEVIFLLDPTLIPRTPQPSAVRQRIQEAYAVADRNPHLRVIHLTDFDAYYARAKDIEPVRPSPAGTSFLRECPLAFNMLFVDHLGWARPCCKSWYPYGNLKTTSVEEIWNGSRAARFRKRIRQKNYRDCLQSCDLNTNPASDIVANAHRAYWAWRRDPQNVIKKGLRKLGLTSAQKKPPKAEKE
- a CDS encoding succinylglutamate desuccinylase/aspartoacylase family protein; the encoded protein is MLILGGAHPNEPAGYITAALLVENISVERGRVFVIPRANRSGFTHTEPGEAHPHFFEIPTPDGPRRFRYGCRFTNPLDQWPDPEVYLHYPSGQRLSGTETRNLNRAFPGRASGNFTERLAFAITQLIEAERVDLVIDLHEASPEYPVINAIVAHERAMDVAALANLNLQAEGLQYSLEPSPTNFRGLTHREIGDATLAMAILMESANLMQGRLRGRCDAGLILDGQDPWYLSAARAGLVRVPYDETGIPLEVRVGRHLAGVQALTDALAFVSPDRAVSIRGIPSYADAQERGMGAYLIPKTKQPKRGE
- a CDS encoding TRAP transporter large permease subunit, with product MEGWTLLVMVVALVAGVFAFRFPTGIALFLSAVAAALFAGHGLPFRHLAEGAILYLDPILLVVTSLFFMAVFERSGALATLNTATVRAFGSRPRLLLVLLTLFVMFPGMLTGLTAPCVLTTGAMIAPVLIGAGLSRARVGAFLATAAFFGMVAPPVNIAAMLICSGVDMPYVGFGWPLLIATVPLAIVCSFLIAGKGVRGLRDPKILDQLPPSRYGTHGFKLYLPLLLLLVLLFGAKSFPEYIPYIGVPLMFVLAGILGLFTGDRMRVGEVLTWAIRQSLPIVGLLVGIGVFIQILTLTGARGFIVVETLTLPPALLFVGMAVLVPLFGGVSAYGSSSVLGVPLLLALLHYNDIMVAAAISLLASVGDFLPPTRLAVILAAPVVKEEPGRVLRASWIPVILAILWGLAMIFFANPLAKLIGLN
- a CDS encoding peroxiredoxin family protein: MREFYKLLLILLASLFCSSLGLAVEIRMGDSRTMTDIGSLERGKLPFLRVDELDRKLPLGVIRDASGIMVLRTAYDCVPVYEMDTTEVVVQDGIPYVNAEIVARALGCRMEGKRRSARIQCPETLDTTRVGSAIGERAPGFRLFSADSVLFTLDSLREGGPVVVMFVRPAEWDPVSRALLVGAQQKLDSLRGGGFSVVGIHGYETRFGKRWADSLKLDFPLLSDRFSAVMRGYKVFDKGNLPYPTLFLMDESGIIRLKRVWKEYADVVDWKEIMGAISEKN
- the pgsW gene encoding poly-gamma-glutamate system protein, whose product is MRYCLDKRFFIASLLTALVALGALAQTRHPAYDHMVRAAKKVRTAQETLYDRKVELGIADSTLDPQRTGVIGVEYSPITTTVGYLKSKRAAANPDFAAHIVRELLDHGVGPDDSVLVNMTGSFPGLNLAVMMALDALDIRSLRFCSVGASSYGANQEEFTWLDMEDILYRDHLLKRRSNFVTLGGTGDVGGGLSDEARDILKEKALELNYPIIKARSLRRQIRLRMKYIGDPRRYSLLINVGGNHAMLGNGGRQLPGGWNEPGTQPVHPDSLGEPQGIVFDFLANGVPVLNLLHIEDVARQACLPFDPDTLSPPGVSPVYFLIASSGERPH
- the ggt gene encoding gamma-glutamyltransferase; translation: MGCAPGPLTKPMAEQPPPPPDTTFARAVAVEAPHGMVVSAHPLATQVGLEVLKSGGNAADAALATLAALNVVEPHASGLGGGGFLLYFDAAADSFSVLDYRERAPARIDVPKYFQPADTLRLVQRAGGTSVLTPGAPAGWQAMHARFGTRVLSDLFAPAISLADTGYPVSAKQSAMILDHLADLQVDTGMAAVFLQDSLPLMPGQRLIQKNLASTLRFLAQSRLENLYYPPLASQIVTTVREDGGTLSERDLMSYRALDRRPLRGEYHGYEIISLPPPASGGAALLEILDLVEPYDLKSMGFLSPDYIHTLALATRQSRADGNRWIADPEYTFVPVKKLLSDDWISEARTRMTPDSVPQLVVGMDSARAFAPGNTTHLVIVDGAGNLVSLTQSINYFFGAGLMVPELGLLLNNHMADFAEDTVSISKMAPVRRPPSNMAATIVRKDGQPVLVIGSPGGPRIAAVLAQVIIAVLDFGLPLDEALNAPRFFPVRDILVVETRIPQPTLDTLAARGWRIYPYGSVNNYFGGVHAIQIDSAPRTLRGAADPRRDGAPAGY